From one Lolium rigidum isolate FL_2022 chromosome 4, APGP_CSIRO_Lrig_0.1, whole genome shotgun sequence genomic stretch:
- the LOC124646892 gene encoding uncharacterized protein LOC124646892, with amino-acid sequence MGTEVFDANALPPPPTASPLRPAWPCMPPCRYCAHIRCSCASSSCFLSISAICTYDGGGTASDAANGSQPTTVPSGPGSARKGAAGRSATLLALPDADACALTWCRAAPCRDRLLCSGSLKLTRS; translated from the coding sequence ATGGGCACGGAGGTGTTCGACGCGAACgcacttccgccgccgccgacggcgagCCCATTGAGGCCGGCCTGGCCCTGCATGCCGCCCTGCCGGTACTGCGCCCACATCCGCTGCTCCTGCGCCAGCAGCTCCTGCTTCCTCTCCATCTCCGCCATCTGCACGTACGACGGCGGCGGCACCGCCAGCGACGCCGCGAACGGGTCACAGCCGACCACCGTGCCTTCGGGCCCGGGGAGCGCCAGGAAGGGTGCGGCCGGCAGAAGCGCCACGCTGCTCGCGCTCCCGGACGCCGACGCCTGCGCGCTGACGTGGTGCCGGGCGGCGCCCTGCCGCGACAGGCTCCTCTGCTCGGGCTCCCTCAAGTTGACCAGGTCGTGA